From one Nitrospirota bacterium genomic stretch:
- a CDS encoding HAMP domain-containing sensor histidine kinase has translation MHLMRLKKYPVLLIVALTFAITYLHYSAAVAVQTLHNIYRELYYIPVLLAALAYGLRGALLSYLLVFALYLPYVIMTWPGSALNETNRLLPLLLQGLFAMIAGYLVDRERKQRAQLEQERYLADIGRITTVIVHDLKNPLVAIAGFARRIREGKGRTENAATVIMEATEQMENIVTSVLDFSKPVYLDFKRLDIRDLVQRAGDSCRMRGDQRSVALSIDLPSLPVNGWADTCQLERALVNLILNGIDASERGQSVSISMTAHGHELTIRIADQGSGMTTETLEHIFVPFYTKKPDGTGLGMPIAKKIVEAHGGKIHVSSTPAHGTVVAVELPLEGRDKVIE, from the coding sequence ATGCACCTTATGCGCCTGAAGAAGTACCCTGTGCTACTTATCGTGGCTCTTACATTTGCCATCACGTACCTGCACTATTCCGCCGCGGTGGCAGTCCAGACCCTTCACAATATCTACCGAGAATTGTACTATATTCCTGTGCTTCTGGCCGCTCTCGCGTATGGCCTGCGAGGGGCCCTCTTGTCTTACCTCCTGGTCTTTGCTCTCTATCTTCCCTACGTTATCATGACATGGCCCGGCTCGGCCCTGAACGAGACGAACCGTTTACTGCCGCTCCTTTTGCAAGGACTGTTCGCCATGATAGCGGGATATCTGGTCGATCGTGAAAGAAAACAGAGAGCGCAGTTGGAACAAGAACGGTATCTCGCGGACATCGGACGGATCACGACGGTCATCGTGCATGATCTCAAGAACCCGCTCGTCGCAATAGCCGGGTTTGCCCGACGCATCAGGGAAGGCAAGGGAAGGACTGAGAACGCGGCAACGGTGATCATGGAAGCTACCGAGCAGATGGAGAATATCGTGACCAGCGTACTTGATTTTTCCAAACCAGTATACCTGGATTTCAAAAGGCTCGATATAAGAGACCTCGTTCAACGCGCCGGCGACTCGTGCAGAATGAGGGGCGATCAGAGGTCGGTGGCCCTTTCAATTGACCTGCCGTCCCTTCCTGTGAACGGATGGGCCGACACTTGTCAACTGGAACGAGCACTCGTCAATCTTATTCTCAACGGTATTGACGCATCGGAGAGGGGGCAGAGCGTTTCGATCAGCATGACGGCGCATGGCCATGAACTCACCATCAGGATTGCTGATCAGGGTTCGGGCATGACCACGGAAACCCTCGAGCATATCTTCGTCCCCTTTTATACAAAGAAGCCCGACGGGACGGGCCTCGGTATGCCCATCGCAAAGAAGATCGTCGAAGCCCACGGCGGAAAAATCCACGTCAGCAGCACGCCAGCGCACGGGACCGTGGTGGCGGTAGAATTGCCACTTGAGGGAAGAGACAAGGTGATTGAATAA
- a CDS encoding MFS transporter — translation MFSIKSLKQFPHPIFSARPTWKWFILINVLIGATMSALDVSIVNVAMPTLKSEFNVSMSLIEWVAMSYMLTLTIFLPFFGRLADMFGRSRLYNAGFVVFTVGSLFCGMATSAIFLIAARVLQAIGAGLLQANSVALITQAFPGTERGKAIGIQGAVQAIAMAVGPFVGGVLISTIGWRSVFYINIPIGILGTVAALFVLPPNEKAEKKESIDYLGTIFFASGLAFLVLGFNEVVSLGWGSYTIIVYFIHACVLLGLFVLTELRVAHPLIDLKLFKNSTFLIGNLTGMMSYYVLFAVLFLMPFYLEKVLNYSPVLTSTLLMPIPLAMALVAPFSGHISDKYGSRIMTASGMMVSALACFALLFLGVRSHFILLIGELVLLGVGMGMFTPPNNSAIMGAAPREKLGLAGGVLNMMRSLGLIFGVDISGLIFTKLEHKYLADKGYGAVQHIFSNGSIPVEMKDHAFMRGFIVVMGVLLVLNVVAAVLSTAKKETKVDAEAAEAAKEFAEV, via the coding sequence ATGTTTTCCATTAAGAGTCTTAAGCAGTTTCCCCATCCGATTTTCTCCGCCAGGCCTACCTGGAAGTGGTTCATTCTGATTAATGTTCTGATCGGCGCGACGATGTCCGCACTGGACGTCAGCATTGTCAACGTTGCCATGCCGACCCTGAAAAGCGAGTTCAATGTTTCCATGTCCCTCATCGAATGGGTGGCAATGTCGTACATGCTCACTCTGACTATCTTCCTTCCCTTTTTCGGAAGGCTCGCCGACATGTTCGGCAGATCGAGGCTGTATAATGCGGGATTTGTCGTCTTTACCGTAGGGTCGCTGTTCTGCGGAATGGCTACATCTGCCATATTCCTTATTGCCGCTCGTGTCCTCCAGGCAATCGGCGCCGGGCTTTTGCAGGCGAATTCCGTCGCGTTGATCACTCAGGCTTTTCCGGGGACTGAGCGGGGCAAGGCAATCGGCATTCAGGGAGCCGTACAGGCGATTGCCATGGCCGTTGGTCCTTTCGTGGGAGGCGTGCTGATCTCCACGATCGGTTGGCGTTCCGTGTTCTACATCAATATTCCGATCGGCATCCTTGGCACGGTCGCCGCCCTGTTTGTTCTGCCGCCCAATGAAAAAGCCGAGAAAAAAGAGTCAATCGATTATCTCGGAACGATATTCTTCGCGTCGGGCCTCGCATTTCTCGTGCTGGGATTCAACGAAGTAGTAAGCCTGGGATGGGGTTCGTACACCATCATTGTCTACTTCATACACGCCTGTGTCCTGCTCGGCCTGTTCGTGCTGACGGAACTGCGGGTTGCGCATCCGCTCATCGATCTGAAATTGTTCAAGAACAGCACATTCCTGATCGGCAATCTGACCGGCATGATGTCGTATTACGTTCTGTTTGCCGTCCTCTTCCTGATGCCGTTCTATCTCGAAAAAGTGCTTAATTACAGCCCGGTCTTGACGAGCACCCTTCTTATGCCTATTCCACTCGCCATGGCGCTCGTTGCGCCGTTTTCGGGCCATATCTCCGACAAATACGGTTCGAGGATCATGACGGCCTCGGGCATGATGGTGTCTGCACTCGCTTGTTTTGCCCTGTTGTTCCTGGGAGTTCGCTCACATTTTATCTTATTGATCGGTGAATTAGTGCTCCTGGGCGTCGGGATGGGCATGTTCACACCTCCCAACAACAGCGCGATCATGGGCGCCGCTCCCAGGGAAAAACTGGGCCTTGCTGGCGGTGTCTTGAACATGATGCGGTCCCTCGGGCTGATCTTCGGTGTTGATATTTCAGGCTTGATCTTCACCAAACTGGAGCATAAATACCTGGCTGATAAGGGGTATGGTGCTGTTCAGCATATTTTCAGCAATGGCAGCATCCCCGTCGAAATGAAGGACCACGCCTTCATGCGGGGCTTTATCGTGGTGATGGGCGTCCTCCTGGTGCTGAACGTGGTCGCCGCGGTTCTTTCAACTGCCAAGAAGGAAACCAAGGTGGACGCGGAAGCCGCGGAAGCAGCCAAGGAATTCGCGGAAGTTTGA
- a CDS encoding response regulator yields the protein MAKSRIMVIDDEKIVGDMARLSLEQDGYVVETFLNAEPALKRLQDEKFDVVVTDYKMKGIDGMEVLKTVKDRYPATQVIMITAFANLDAAIEALRREVHDFFPKPVKIKELKASIKRALEKQA from the coding sequence ATGGCGAAGAGCAGAATCATGGTCATTGATGACGAAAAAATCGTGGGAGACATGGCAAGATTGTCGCTCGAGCAGGACGGCTACGTGGTCGAAACCTTCTTGAACGCCGAGCCGGCGCTCAAGCGGCTGCAGGACGAGAAATTCGACGTCGTGGTGACCGACTATAAAATGAAAGGGATCGACGGCATGGAGGTGCTGAAGACGGTCAAGGACCGCTACCCCGCTACCCAGGTCATCATGATCACCGCTTTCGCCAACCTCGACGCCGCCATCGAAGCGCTGCGACGGGAAGTGCATGATTTTTTCCCGAAACCGGTCAAGATCAAGGAATTGAAAGCGTCGATCAAGCGGGCACTGGAAAAGCAGGCCTGA
- a CDS encoding type II secretion protein, protein MTNDLVNDEFANAVIRQESEFSLLVDRGILNRTELEEAVSMAQARGVDLERVLLREFGVTKRHLLDALAAYYRCKSIEYDERLPIPPELLSAVSQDSLSSYQWMPVMKERSGTVVIAARNPESPAMRKDVKKYIKADRYEFRVTLDSDIQWYIQDFLHAKVGLLIGTERTGLASWRNTMAQWRTRMACYRTDLAKARTGLAFLRWGLGTIAISNMLLRSKDIAYNPVLYFSVLILGVAISFYGLPIYLNVRKSRLTPPGHQTLVEVTAATIQFLENYHFMEDTGISRETQGTMLARMGDYLAEHSTYLNPTPSSKTRTMFARERNVLAAQRTIAACYRTIYARARTGLAFIRTGISFLSIGIGIISYFGFGLLTSFNLWLMAAGVLMLVDGMLWYWPVRKEQAEIPRGIAYPE, encoded by the coding sequence ATGACGAATGATCTCGTAAATGACGAATTCGCGAACGCCGTGATCCGGCAGGAGTCGGAGTTTTCCCTTCTCGTGGACCGGGGGATTCTGAACCGGACGGAGCTTGAAGAAGCGGTCAGCATGGCTCAGGCCAGGGGAGTCGATCTCGAAAGGGTACTGCTCCGGGAGTTTGGCGTGACCAAGAGGCACCTGCTCGATGCGCTCGCGGCATACTATCGCTGCAAGTCCATTGAATACGACGAGCGCCTGCCCATTCCTCCGGAATTGCTCTCCGCCGTCAGCCAGGACTCCCTTTCATCGTACCAGTGGATGCCGGTGATGAAAGAGAGATCGGGGACCGTGGTAATCGCCGCGAGAAATCCCGAAAGTCCCGCGATGCGGAAGGACGTGAAAAAGTACATCAAGGCGGACCGGTACGAATTCAGGGTAACCCTTGATTCCGATATCCAATGGTACATTCAGGATTTTCTTCATGCGAAGGTGGGGCTTCTGATCGGCACCGAGCGGACGGGCCTTGCCTCCTGGCGGAACACGATGGCCCAGTGGCGCACGAGGATGGCCTGCTACCGGACCGACCTGGCAAAAGCCCGGACCGGCCTCGCCTTCCTTAGGTGGGGCCTTGGCACGATCGCGATCTCGAACATGCTCTTGAGATCGAAAGACATCGCCTATAACCCCGTCCTGTATTTCTCCGTGCTCATCCTCGGTGTTGCGATCTCCTTTTACGGGTTGCCGATCTATTTGAACGTCCGGAAATCCCGTCTTACACCGCCCGGGCACCAGACGCTCGTCGAGGTCACGGCTGCGACGATCCAGTTCCTGGAGAATTATCATTTTATGGAGGACACCGGCATCAGCCGGGAAACGCAGGGAACGATGCTTGCGCGGATGGGAGACTACCTTGCCGAACACAGTACCTATCTCAATCCGACGCCTTCCTCCAAGACGCGCACCATGTTCGCGCGCGAGCGGAATGTTCTGGCGGCCCAGCGGACGATCGCGGCCTGCTACCGGACCATTTACGCCCGGGCAAGGACCGGGCTTGCCTTCATCAGGACGGGGATATCGTTCCTGAGCATCGGCATCGGTATCATCAGCTATTTCGGCTTCGGCCTGCTCACATCGTTCAATCTCTGGCTCATGGCGGCCGGTGTCCTGATGCTCGTGGACGGGATGCTGTGGTACTGGCCCGTCAGGAAGGAACAGGCAGAGATTCCCAGGGGGATTGCCTATCCCGAGTGA
- a CDS encoding ATP-binding protein yields MKIEKKLIISNSINAAFIILIGFFAFQNMTLVLTKLRFVEIADDLNASFLTMRLSEKNYFLYRDRMALGEIREKISATQETLEAAKKDIIPAIGETDLEKLQTLLKAYSDTIGEAPSKNLPDPYLEAKIRSAGRKLKEYSDSITQLERRRVNEIILSSKNILIFSFWAILASALFISHFISKKIVRSLRAIETMTKSISEGNFHKIEGFRTRDELGAVITAINSMSEELAHREEEIIQSKKLASLGILTAGVAHELTNPLNNISMIAQTYAEVYENLGEEDRIDLMQKVEAETDRIRQIVKNLLDFSKPKDANPREADINVVIQKTLTLVQNMIDVSNIETSIRLGDGLPHVFVDEHQIQQVLVNLVTNAVQATSPGGRIVISSRPGKSRASTEVTVMDTGRGIPPEFLPHIFDPFFSTKGDAGTGLGLSVSYGIIKNHQGEIRVESKVGVGTTFTVELPQYVEKGEEAPSGYSAASGVRQK; encoded by the coding sequence ATGAAGATCGAGAAAAAACTCATTATTTCCAACAGTATCAACGCGGCGTTCATCATTCTGATCGGCTTCTTCGCCTTCCAGAACATGACGCTCGTCCTCACGAAGCTCCGGTTCGTGGAGATCGCCGACGATCTGAACGCGTCCTTTCTCACCATGAGGCTGTCGGAAAAGAACTACTTTCTCTACCGCGATCGGATGGCGCTGGGGGAGATACGGGAAAAGATCTCTGCTACCCAGGAAACCCTCGAAGCAGCGAAGAAAGACATCATTCCGGCAATCGGGGAGACTGACCTGGAAAAACTCCAGACCCTGCTCAAGGCCTATTCCGATACTATCGGCGAAGCGCCGAGCAAGAACCTTCCGGACCCCTATCTGGAGGCGAAGATTCGGTCGGCAGGGCGCAAACTGAAGGAATACTCCGATTCCATCACCCAGCTGGAGCGGCGGCGCGTAAACGAGATCATCCTGAGTTCGAAGAACATCCTGATCTTTTCCTTCTGGGCCATCCTTGCTTCGGCCCTTTTTATCAGCCATTTCATCTCAAAGAAGATCGTGCGATCGCTCAGGGCGATCGAAACGATGACGAAGTCCATCTCTGAGGGCAACTTCCACAAGATAGAGGGCTTCCGTACCCGAGACGAGCTCGGCGCGGTCATCACGGCCATCAATTCCATGTCCGAGGAACTGGCCCATCGCGAGGAAGAGATCATCCAGTCCAAGAAGCTTGCGTCCCTCGGCATCCTGACGGCAGGCGTGGCGCACGAACTGACCAATCCGCTGAACAACATTTCCATGATCGCCCAGACCTACGCGGAGGTGTACGAAAATCTGGGGGAAGAGGACCGGATCGATTTGATGCAGAAGGTGGAGGCGGAAACTGATAGGATCCGGCAGATCGTAAAAAACCTGCTCGACTTTTCCAAGCCCAAGGACGCGAACCCGCGGGAGGCCGACATCAATGTCGTGATCCAGAAGACGCTGACGCTGGTCCAGAACATGATAGATGTCTCCAATATCGAGACAAGCATCCGCCTCGGCGACGGGTTGCCGCATGTTTTCGTCGATGAGCACCAGATACAGCAAGTCCTCGTCAATCTCGTCACGAACGCCGTCCAGGCGACGTCCCCGGGCGGCAGGATCGTCATTTCGTCGAGGCCGGGAAAGAGCCGCGCGTCCACGGAGGTGACCGTGATGGACACAGGCAGGGGGATACCCCCCGAGTTCCTGCCCCACATCTTCGACCCCTTTTTCAGCACCAAGGGCGACGCTGGAACGGGGCTCGGTCTCTCGGTCAGTTATGGCATCATCAAAAATCATCAGGGCGAAATCCGAGTGGAGAGCAAGGTGGGGGTCGGAACTACCTTTACCGTGGAACTGCCGCAGTATGTCGAGAAGGGTGAAGAGGCCCCCTCCGGTTACTCCGCGGCCTCAGGGGTGAGGCAAAAGTAA
- a CDS encoding serine hydrolase: MSDQERKKSVTIRRSLMAVLLLAAFSSGAFIGRATGILGGIYENSSDESDEVATDRPGEFRFVHPLSGRKNPDRVQARGDLKPFRYKVAALIESKLRAHDASALSVYFRDLNGGHHFGIRENETFSSESLLKLPLMIAYFKWSESDPLVLKRRVAYTGNIVREERPVESSYQPLEAGKSYTVDDLIFRMIVHDDADAHALLAANLSPGYLDRIFKDIYVNYDPGKKDSPVPFSAYASFYRVLYRASYLNKETSEKALHTLSRSVFKSGMVAGIPSNVDCAFKFGRRMIDEGPGSADSDGRLTQLHAFGIVYQPSRPYLMGVMARGEDADKLVAVIRDITTLIYDEVDRQSR, translated from the coding sequence ATGTCTGACCAGGAACGGAAAAAAAGTGTAACCATCAGGCGGTCTCTCATGGCCGTCCTCCTGCTGGCGGCATTTTCATCCGGTGCGTTTATCGGCAGGGCCACCGGGATTCTCGGCGGCATATACGAGAACAGCAGCGACGAGAGTGACGAAGTTGCGACGGACAGGCCCGGAGAATTCAGGTTCGTACACCCCTTATCGGGACGCAAGAACCCGGACCGGGTGCAGGCCCGCGGGGACCTCAAGCCGTTCCGGTATAAGGTTGCCGCGCTTATTGAAAGCAAATTGCGGGCACATGACGCGTCAGCCCTGTCGGTGTATTTCCGCGACCTGAACGGCGGCCACCACTTCGGCATCCGGGAAAACGAAACCTTCTCCTCCGAAAGCCTGTTGAAGCTGCCCTTGATGATCGCCTACTTCAAATGGTCGGAGTCGGATCCTCTCGTTCTGAAGAGAAGGGTCGCCTACACAGGGAACATCGTCAGAGAAGAACGGCCTGTCGAGAGTTCCTACCAGCCGCTCGAGGCGGGAAAGTCCTATACTGTTGATGACCTGATCTTCAGGATGATCGTCCATGACGACGCAGATGCCCACGCGTTGCTCGCGGCCAATCTGTCCCCGGGCTACCTGGACAGGATATTCAAGGATATCTACGTGAACTACGATCCGGGGAAAAAAGACTCCCCGGTGCCTTTCAGCGCCTATGCATCGTTCTACCGTGTTCTGTACCGTGCCTCGTATCTGAACAAGGAGACGTCGGAAAAAGCGCTGCACACTCTCTCCCGGTCGGTGTTCAAGAGCGGGATGGTCGCAGGCATCCCCTCCAACGTCGATTGCGCGTTCAAGTTCGGCAGGAGAATGATCGATGAAGGCCCGGGCAGCGCAGACAGTGATGGACGCTTGACGCAGCTCCATGCGTTCGGGATCGTCTATCAACCGAGCCGGCCTTATCTCATGGGGGTGATGGCCCGCGGGGAAGATGCCGATAAACTGGTAGCCGTCATCCGTGATATCACAACGCTCATCTATGACGAGGTGGACCGTCAATCCCGGTGA
- a CDS encoding PEP/pyruvate-binding domain-containing protein: protein MHRLTSQLKSLFRFAGPRGRSQDEFGRLFHDFREVLDRNNRSLEVITEMGDTLGGDYLFDIQYVRRSYGELSAAVQESVNGFDTLTRGRYPRLRQRFMEIDAHIRRVIDETVPMPDALVLFYEQVSGDMSAALGGKNNNLAEIKNALHLHVPDAFAVTTRAFDAFMRQNGIFDPSQDEGFAAEPSLPEVQERVRKGALPPELSRALEKAVRKIKSRCGAGCTLAVRSSAVEEDGEFSFAGQFETVLNVPLETAAVDKAYREVVASLFSEKAAAYRRRMGHDIRSMKMAVACVAMVPALTSGVVYTSDPQGDPGTMVINAAWGLGTAIVEGETDADLFRVKKGDPPELIEERTGAKDTMVVMGNEGVTSVATPEDKRSRPSLSRTQVTELASLALRVEQHFKGPQDIEWALDSRGEPYILQSRPLRLSHETARPADAVPGPPAARIVLRNRGLAVYKGAAAGRVFILKQDSELDAIPRGAVLVARHDSSHFVRVMTGVSAIITDSGTPTSHMATLCREFKIPTVVNAGNATQVLSQGQEITVQVDGDGATLYQGLAKPVLERAQDDSVRLEELLEFRKKRYLLRYIAPLNLVDPLRDEFTPRACRTMHDILRFIHEKAVAALIEGAERGVKAGAVKLDLPIPADILLIDIGGGLDNPQGKKQVAAEQVTSLPLRAIITGMTRPGLWRSDAVPLKVNDFMASMLRVPDITTETGGRVEANMAVISREYANISLKFGYHFIILDCYCSENTRNNHIYFRFAGGATDMTKRSRRLQLLAAILGAYGFNIKTKGDLIVARLANVPQADAEGLLDQMGRLFSYTRQLDAVLYDDAAVDRYARDFLDGVYDF, encoded by the coding sequence ATGCACCGACTGACCTCACAATTAAAATCGCTGTTCCGTTTTGCCGGCCCCCGCGGTCGCAGTCAGGATGAGTTCGGCCGGCTGTTTCATGACTTCCGCGAGGTCCTCGACCGGAACAACCGATCGCTCGAAGTGATCACCGAAATGGGCGATACGCTGGGAGGGGACTATCTCTTCGACATCCAGTATGTCAGGCGTTCCTACGGCGAACTGTCCGCGGCTGTGCAAGAATCGGTCAATGGCTTCGACACGCTCACGCGGGGCCGGTATCCCCGGCTTCGGCAACGGTTCATGGAAATAGACGCGCACATACGGCGTGTTATCGACGAGACGGTCCCCATGCCGGATGCACTCGTTCTTTTCTACGAACAGGTGAGCGGCGACATGTCGGCCGCCCTGGGCGGCAAGAACAACAACCTCGCCGAGATTAAAAATGCCCTCCACTTGCATGTCCCGGACGCTTTCGCGGTGACGACCCGCGCCTTCGACGCGTTCATGCGCCAGAACGGCATATTCGACCCATCTCAGGACGAAGGTTTTGCCGCTGAGCCTTCCCTTCCCGAAGTGCAGGAGCGGGTCCGGAAAGGGGCCCTGCCCCCGGAGCTCAGCCGCGCCCTCGAGAAGGCCGTCAGAAAAATCAAGTCGCGCTGCGGCGCCGGCTGCACACTGGCCGTTCGGAGCAGCGCCGTTGAGGAGGATGGCGAATTCTCCTTTGCGGGACAGTTCGAGACGGTCCTGAACGTTCCCTTGGAGACGGCCGCCGTGGACAAGGCCTACCGGGAGGTGGTGGCCAGTCTCTTCTCGGAGAAGGCTGCGGCGTATCGACGCAGGATGGGCCATGACATCCGGAGCATGAAAATGGCCGTGGCCTGCGTGGCGATGGTGCCTGCCTTGACAAGCGGTGTTGTGTACACGTCAGATCCCCAGGGAGATCCTGGAACCATGGTCATCAACGCAGCCTGGGGTCTGGGCACCGCGATCGTTGAAGGAGAGACGGACGCTGATCTTTTCAGGGTGAAAAAGGGCGACCCCCCGGAATTGATCGAGGAAAGAACGGGCGCCAAGGACACGATGGTCGTAATGGGGAACGAGGGCGTTACGTCGGTTGCAACGCCGGAGGACAAGCGCAGCCGGCCGAGCCTGTCCCGCACGCAGGTCACGGAACTGGCCAGCCTCGCTCTCCGGGTCGAACAACACTTCAAGGGCCCGCAGGACATCGAGTGGGCCCTTGACAGCCGTGGGGAACCCTATATTCTTCAGTCGCGTCCGCTCAGGCTGTCCCACGAGACGGCTCGCCCAGCGGACGCGGTTCCCGGCCCGCCCGCCGCGCGCATCGTTCTGCGCAACCGCGGTCTTGCCGTGTACAAAGGCGCGGCTGCAGGCCGCGTTTTCATTCTCAAGCAGGACAGTGAATTGGATGCCATCCCCCGGGGGGCCGTCCTGGTTGCCCGCCACGATTCGTCTCATTTTGTCCGAGTGATGACCGGCGTGTCCGCGATCATCACCGACAGCGGAACGCCCACGAGTCACATGGCAACCCTGTGCCGGGAGTTCAAGATACCGACGGTCGTCAACGCCGGGAATGCGACCCAGGTGCTGAGCCAGGGGCAGGAGATCACGGTCCAGGTGGACGGCGATGGCGCAACGCTGTACCAGGGTCTGGCCAAACCGGTGCTGGAACGGGCGCAGGATGACAGCGTGAGACTGGAAGAACTCCTCGAGTTCCGCAAGAAGCGGTACCTCCTCCGTTATATCGCGCCACTGAATCTTGTTGATCCCCTCCGCGACGAGTTTACGCCCAGGGCCTGCAGGACGATGCACGACATCCTGCGGTTCATCCATGAGAAAGCGGTAGCCGCGCTGATCGAAGGCGCGGAACGCGGGGTCAAGGCGGGAGCCGTGAAACTGGACCTGCCAATACCGGCGGATATTCTGCTGATCGATATCGGCGGCGGTCTGGACAATCCGCAAGGGAAGAAGCAGGTCGCCGCGGAGCAGGTCACGTCTCTTCCGTTGCGCGCGATCATCACCGGCATGACCAGGCCGGGGCTCTGGCGCTCCGATGCGGTGCCGCTCAAGGTCAACGATTTCATGGCGAGCATGCTGCGGGTGCCGGACATTACGACCGAGACTGGCGGACGGGTGGAGGCGAACATGGCCGTCATTTCGCGGGAGTATGCGAACATCAGCCTTAAATTCGGCTACCACTTCATCATCCTCGACTGCTATTGCAGCGAAAACACCAGAAATAACCATATTTATTTCAGGTTCGCCGGAGGAGCCACGGACATGACCAAGCGATCGAGGCGGCTGCAGCTTCTCGCCGCAATTCTGGGAGCGTATGGGTTCAACATCAAGACCAAAGGGGACCTGATCGTAGCCCGGCTCGCGAATGTGCCACAGGCGGACGCGGAGGGGCTGCTGGACCAGATGGGAAGGCTTTTTTCCTATACCCGGCAGCTGGATGCTGTGCTGTATGATGATGCCGCCGTTGATCGTTATGCCCGTGATTTTCTGGACGGGGTCTATGACTTCTGA
- a CDS encoding CpXC domain-containing protein, with the protein MPTIQAEAYNNEIFHCARCRCRYRARVATWVDVSRSPQVKALMQRWEFNTITCPRCGHRQFSGTFFFYEDFLEGMLVAVFPDVPADPGFQEEQIKQVYGYYPTLDFFYDMTQLWFLIYLQEHYKNNKPQSTASEIGRGKQQLQTFLRFVKRDPLMLTLRKTLTETVSGNKTSDDLQNIIWRALAKIEGVSPGRRGLGDAAVRMSRRPATSA; encoded by the coding sequence ATGCCGACCATTCAGGCTGAAGCTTACAATAACGAAATCTTTCATTGTGCGCGTTGCAGGTGTCGTTATCGGGCGAGGGTCGCCACCTGGGTAGACGTTTCCCGGTCGCCGCAGGTAAAGGCCCTCATGCAGCGATGGGAATTCAACACGATCACCTGCCCTCGCTGCGGACACCGGCAGTTTTCAGGCACCTTTTTTTTCTATGAAGACTTTTTGGAGGGGATGCTCGTCGCCGTTTTCCCCGATGTCCCCGCCGATCCAGGGTTCCAGGAAGAACAAATCAAACAAGTGTACGGCTACTATCCTACACTCGATTTTTTCTACGACATGACCCAGCTGTGGTTCCTGATTTATCTGCAGGAGCACTATAAGAATAACAAGCCGCAGAGTACGGCATCGGAAATCGGCCGGGGGAAACAGCAGCTTCAGACATTCCTTCGGTTCGTCAAAAGGGACCCGCTGATGCTTACGCTCCGCAAGACGCTGACGGAGACGGTTTCCGGGAACAAAACAAGCGACGACCTCCAGAACATAATATGGCGCGCTCTTGCCAAGATAGAAGGGGTATCTCCCGGACGTCGCGGCCTAGGTGACGCCGCCGTGCGGATGAGCCGGCGGCCGGCCACGTCTGCATAG